The Thermoleophilum album genome includes a window with the following:
- a CDS encoding LLM class flavin-dependent oxidoreductase, whose protein sequence is MFPARNLLRVFATCPQSKDHSPADYRRRVADVARWSEQAGCEGILVYTDNSICDPWLVAQALIAATKRIVPLVAVQPVYMHPYTVAKLVTSLAYLHGRKVALNMLAGGFRGDLLALGDDTEHDLRYQRTAEYTRIVMALLRGEKVTFEGRWWTVRQLALEPPLPPELMPEVLVSGSSPAGLRTAAELGATPVRYPRPPGEESDLRGGVRVGIVARPSAEEAWSVARDRFPGDRKGQLLHRLAMQISDSHWHRQLASREHAAPAPYAAATPDAPATPGTAGQQAEEPNPYWLWPFQNYKTFCPYLVGSYERVGRELAAYVKQGADLFILDIPPTREELEHVRQAFALAAAELAAVGR, encoded by the coding sequence GTGTTCCCGGCCCGCAACCTGCTCAGGGTCTTTGCAACCTGCCCCCAATCGAAAGACCACTCCCCCGCCGACTACCGGCGGCGGGTGGCCGACGTTGCCCGTTGGAGCGAGCAGGCGGGCTGCGAAGGAATCCTCGTCTACACCGACAACAGCATCTGTGACCCCTGGCTGGTGGCGCAGGCGCTGATCGCGGCGACCAAGCGGATCGTCCCGCTCGTGGCCGTACAGCCGGTTTACATGCACCCCTACACGGTCGCGAAGCTGGTCACCTCGCTCGCCTATCTCCACGGCCGCAAGGTCGCCTTGAACATGCTTGCCGGCGGTTTTCGGGGCGATCTCTTGGCGCTCGGCGACGACACCGAGCACGACCTGCGCTACCAACGCACCGCGGAGTACACACGCATCGTCATGGCCCTTCTGCGCGGCGAGAAGGTGACGTTCGAGGGGCGCTGGTGGACCGTACGCCAGCTTGCCCTGGAACCACCGCTGCCACCCGAGCTAATGCCGGAGGTGTTGGTGTCGGGCTCCTCCCCGGCAGGTCTGCGCACAGCCGCCGAGCTCGGCGCGACACCGGTGCGCTACCCGCGCCCGCCGGGCGAGGAGAGCGACCTGCGTGGCGGTGTGCGCGTGGGGATCGTCGCCCGCCCGAGCGCCGAAGAAGCCTGGTCGGTCGCGCGCGACCGCTTTCCCGGCGATCGCAAGGGGCAACTTCTGCACCGTCTGGCGATGCAGATCTCGGACTCGCACTGGCACCGCCAGCTCGCCAGTCGCGAACACGCCGCGCCCGCGCCCTACGCCGCCGCGACGCCCGACGCCCCTGCGACGCCCGGCACGGCCGGCCAGCAAGCTGAGGAACCCAATCCCTACTGGCTCTGGCCCTTCCAGAACTACAAGACATTCTGTCCTTATCTCGTAGGCAGTTACGAGCGGGTCGGTCGCGAACTGGCGGCTTACGTGAAGCAAGGGGCCGACCTCTTCATCCTCGACATCCCGCCGACGCGGGAGGAGCTCGAGCACGTGCGACAGGCCTTCGCTCTCGCTGCCGCGGAACTCGCCGCCGTCGGCCGATGA
- a CDS encoding amino acid adenylation domain-containing protein, which translates to MTAGAPRRLEEFLTAAARTAPDATAVVLDDQLLSFGELDELSSRLAGALVELAGCRPGDRVALVCSKTPLALVAIHAVLKAGCAYVPVDPDSPPARSVRVLRASEPRAVVCDGAGIERWRAARETAAAEHTVGAQAAPGASEGTFANAVTVALTEDADCDIGPDTWRRQPPFLLPSAARAHAEVAQILFTSGSTGEPKGVQVTHRSALAFVEWAVGHFGIEPGERLSGHPPLHFDLSTFDIFGAMHARAELHLVPARLNVDAHGLAAFIRERELTQWFSVPSALTFMTRFEAIRSGDFQSLRRLLWCGEVLPTPVLRKLMERLPHVRFTNLYGPTEATIASSYFDVPRIPPSDDEQIPIGRPCPGEELLIVGEDGRELGVDEVGEIWIAGVGLSPGYWRDPARTRAAFVPHPRDPARRCYRTGDLGRRDRAGLFYFHGRRDSQIKHRGYRIELGEVEHALNKLPGVRECAVVAVPTGGIEGTAICAAWSRRPGDDTDAIALRRALAEALPRYMLPTRWLELPDLPKNVNGKIDRRTLRERFLEELAGPASDHERHEVNDART; encoded by the coding sequence ATGACCGCGGGTGCGCCGCGCAGACTCGAGGAATTCCTGACCGCTGCTGCACGCACGGCGCCTGACGCCACCGCCGTCGTGCTCGACGACCAGCTCTTGAGCTTCGGCGAGCTCGACGAGCTGAGTTCGCGACTTGCGGGCGCCCTGGTCGAGCTTGCGGGCTGCCGACCGGGCGACCGCGTCGCGCTGGTCTGCAGCAAAACGCCGCTCGCGCTGGTGGCGATCCACGCCGTCCTGAAGGCCGGGTGCGCGTACGTACCTGTCGATCCCGACAGCCCGCCGGCGCGGAGCGTCCGCGTGCTGCGTGCCTCGGAGCCGCGGGCTGTCGTCTGCGACGGTGCTGGCATCGAACGCTGGCGAGCGGCTCGCGAAACGGCTGCGGCGGAGCACACGGTCGGCGCGCAGGCGGCTCCCGGAGCAAGCGAGGGCACCTTCGCCAATGCCGTAACCGTGGCTTTGACGGAAGACGCCGACTGCGACATCGGCCCCGACACCTGGCGCCGCCAGCCGCCCTTCCTGCTGCCAAGCGCTGCGCGAGCGCACGCCGAGGTTGCGCAGATTCTCTTCACCTCGGGGTCGACGGGCGAGCCGAAGGGCGTCCAGGTGACCCATCGCAGTGCGTTGGCGTTCGTCGAGTGGGCGGTCGGACACTTCGGTATCGAGCCGGGGGAGCGCCTCTCGGGCCACCCGCCGCTGCACTTCGACCTCTCGACCTTCGACATCTTCGGGGCGATGCACGCCCGTGCCGAGCTGCATCTGGTGCCTGCCCGGCTGAACGTCGATGCGCACGGTCTCGCCGCCTTCATCCGCGAGCGCGAGCTGACGCAGTGGTTCTCGGTGCCCTCGGCGCTCACCTTCATGACCCGTTTCGAAGCGATCCGATCGGGCGACTTCCAGTCGCTGCGAAGACTCCTCTGGTGCGGCGAGGTACTGCCGACGCCGGTCCTGCGCAAGCTCATGGAGCGCTTACCGCACGTCCGTTTCACCAACCTCTACGGACCTACGGAGGCGACGATCGCGTCGAGCTACTTCGACGTCCCGCGGATCCCCCCGAGCGACGACGAGCAGATCCCGATCGGCCGGCCTTGCCCTGGCGAGGAGCTGCTGATCGTCGGCGAGGACGGTCGTGAGCTCGGTGTCGACGAGGTCGGGGAGATTTGGATCGCCGGGGTCGGACTTTCGCCCGGCTATTGGCGCGACCCGGCGCGCACACGCGCGGCCTTCGTGCCCCACCCGCGCGATCCCGCTCGCCGCTGTTACCGCACGGGGGACCTAGGCCGACGCGACCGGGCTGGCCTGTTCTACTTCCACGGTCGTCGCGACTCCCAGATCAAGCACCGTGGTTATCGCATCGAGCTCGGCGAGGTTGAACATGCACTCAACAAGCTCCCGGGCGTTCGCGAGTGCGCGGTCGTCGCCGTACCGACCGGCGGCATCGAGGGCACCGCGATCTGCGCCGCCTGGAGCCGCCGCCCGGGCGACGACACCGACGCGATCGCGTTACGCCGCGCGCTCGCCGAGGCGTTACCCCGTTACATGCTCCCCACGCGCTGGCTCGAGCTTCCCGATCTGCCCAAAAACGTCAACGGCAAGATCGATCGCCGGACTCTCCGCGAGCGCTTCCTCGAGGAGCTGGCCGGCCCCGCTAGCGATCACGAGCGCCACGAAGTGAACGATGCGCGCACTTGA
- a CDS encoding phosphopantetheine-binding protein: MRALEDHVIEVMKRALALEPPARDSDLFESGLIDSLGLVTLITELEQEFGFQLPLEQFDLDCFRTVTSIAAQIALHVEQRDEREEHDDAAALSAADARRVARLEEQHERDQ; encoded by the coding sequence ATGCGCGCACTTGAGGACCACGTCATCGAGGTGATGAAGAGGGCGCTCGCGCTCGAACCTCCTGCGCGCGACAGCGACCTCTTCGAAAGCGGGCTGATCGACTCGCTCGGTCTGGTGACGCTGATCACCGAGCTCGAGCAGGAGTTCGGGTTCCAGCTGCCCCTCGAACAGTTCGACCTCGACTGCTTCCGAACCGTGACCTCGATCGCGGCCCAGATTGCCCTACACGTGGAGCAGCGAGACGAGCGCGAGGAGCACGACGATGCCGCCGCGCTCAGCGCTGCCGACGCGCGTCGGGTCGCGCGACTCGAGGAACAACACGAGCGCGATCAGTAG
- a CDS encoding glycosyl hydrolase, translating into MAARRTDAVNAARKSTLPARAATARLRTQCARGLASRLLPVIAAVVAAGSVAPAARASETEQWVSPISLHSQTYACCMPFELKEKVVREAVDLGAGYLRVDIYLDALFDAGGERRATPDFSGIDEIVWLARRYRVRLLAIMVGTPGYLSTCPQAGPRGWFKCPPRDAGEYGRLVAEVVARAPDVFKYVEVWNEPDGAWSFAGKPTDYAAMLQSAYRSVKAQFPDTQIVIAAPMTLSGGTRWYEQLFAALGRARPFDVANAHVRVPLEQVRATMLRWRRFYADHGVARLPLWVTEFAYPSDPRWQIPPYNGGELAQARYYERAIPELLHAGADQVFVTLRDGYLDEQDERWLSEGLESLDIRNPPYALRRKPAFAAVRGLVARLAREWQQAHATWQAHAAGAASSRTAGRRSQRRRRPKATTNGGDRGRLGARPWTARNGG; encoded by the coding sequence ATGGCGGCTCGCCGCACGGACGCGGTCAACGCTGCTCGGAAATCGACACTGCCTGCTCGCGCGGCGACCGCCCGCCTGCGCACCCAGTGTGCGCGTGGACTGGCAAGCAGACTGCTGCCCGTTATCGCGGCCGTGGTCGCAGCGGGCTCGGTCGCGCCGGCGGCGCGGGCCAGCGAGACCGAGCAGTGGGTCAGCCCGATCTCCCTCCACTCGCAGACCTACGCCTGTTGCATGCCGTTCGAACTGAAGGAGAAGGTCGTGCGCGAGGCAGTTGATCTCGGTGCCGGTTACCTCCGCGTCGACATTTACCTCGACGCGCTCTTCGACGCTGGCGGCGAGCGGCGCGCGACACCGGATTTCAGCGGCATCGACGAGATCGTTTGGCTTGCGCGTCGGTATCGCGTGCGGTTGCTCGCGATCATGGTCGGCACTCCCGGGTACCTGTCGACCTGCCCGCAGGCGGGGCCGCGCGGCTGGTTCAAGTGTCCACCCCGCGACGCCGGCGAGTACGGACGACTGGTAGCGGAGGTCGTCGCACGCGCGCCGGATGTCTTCAAGTACGTCGAGGTATGGAACGAGCCCGACGGCGCCTGGTCGTTCGCCGGCAAGCCCACCGACTACGCAGCGATGCTGCAAAGCGCGTACCGCAGCGTGAAGGCACAGTTTCCCGACACGCAGATCGTGATCGCCGCCCCGATGACGCTGTCGGGCGGAACGCGCTGGTACGAGCAACTGTTCGCGGCGCTCGGCCGCGCACGCCCGTTCGACGTCGCAAATGCCCACGTACGCGTGCCGCTCGAGCAGGTCCGCGCAACGATGCTCCGCTGGCGCCGCTTCTACGCCGACCACGGCGTGGCGCGCTTGCCGCTGTGGGTAACGGAGTTCGCCTATCCCTCCGACCCTCGCTGGCAGATTCCGCCCTACAACGGCGGTGAGCTGGCGCAAGCGCGCTACTACGAACGCGCGATCCCCGAGCTCTTGCATGCTGGTGCCGACCAGGTGTTCGTGACACTGCGCGACGGCTACCTCGACGAGCAGGACGAGCGCTGGCTTTCCGAGGGGCTCGAGTCGCTCGATATCCGTAACCCGCCCTACGCGCTCCGCCGCAAGCCGGCGTTTGCGGCGGTGCGCGGCCTGGTCGCCCGGCTAGCCCGCGAGTGGCAGCAGGCGCACGCGACCTGGCAGGCGCACGCCGCCGGCGCCGCCTCGTCGCGCACCGCCGGCCGGCGTTCGCAGCGCCGCCGAAGGCCCAAGGCCACCACCAACGGGGGCGATCGCGGTCGACTCGGGGCGCGCCCCTGGACCGCAAGGAATGGCGGTTAG